One part of the Arabidopsis thaliana chromosome 1 sequence genome encodes these proteins:
- a CDS encoding hAT transposon superfamily protein (hAT transposon superfamily protein; CONTAINS InterPro DOMAIN/s: Protein of unknown function DUF659 (InterPro:IPR007021); BEST Arabidopsis thaliana protein match is: hAT transposon superfamily protein (TAIR:AT5G31412.1); Has 599 Blast hits to 592 proteins in 25 species: Archae - 0; Bacteria - 0; Metazoa - 11; Fungi - 2; Plants - 577; Viruses - 0; Other Eukaryotes - 9 (source: NCBI BLink).), whose translation MVNVDGKREEDEEVIEVEGMGANKSARMLERLHVVHQYVARWVYSHGIPFNAIANDDLRRMLEVAGQFGPGVTPPSQYQLREPLLKEEVVRMKGLMEEQEDEWRVNGCSVTTDSWSDRKRRSIMNLCINCKEGTMFLSSKDCFDDSHTGEYIFAYVNEYCIKNLGGDHVVQVVTNNATNNITAAKLLKEVRPTIFWTFCATHTINLMVEGISKLAMSDEIVKMAKAFTIFIYAHHQTLSMMRSFTKRRDIVRPGIIGFASAFRTLKSLVEKEENLKVKRKKKKKLSKATTMVVL comes from the exons ATGGTAAATGTTGATGGAAAACGagaggaggatgaagaagtAATTGAAGTAGAAGGAATGGGAGCAAACAAAAGTGCTCGCATGCTTG aaagattacATGTGGTACATCAATATGTTGCTAGATGGGTGTATTCTCATGGCATTCCTTTTAATGCTATTGCAAATGATGATTTAAGAAGAATGCTTGAAGTCGCTGGACAGTTTGGACCAGGTGTTACTCCTCCTAGTCAATATCAGTTGAGGGAGCCTTTGTTAAAAGAAGAGGTTGTTCGAATGAAAGGTTTGatggaagaacaagaagatgagtgGAGAGTTAATGGATGTTCCGTAACGACAGATTCTTGGTCGGATAGAAAAAGAAGGTCAATCATGAATTTGTGTATCAACTGCAAAGAAGGTACAATGTTTCTCTCTTCTAAAGATTGCTTTGATGATTCCCATACGGGTGAATATATCTTTGCATATGTCAATGAGTACTGCATCAAAAATTTAGGTGGAGATCATGTTGTTCAAGTAGTAACGAACAATGCCACTAACAACATAACTGCTGCAAAGTTGTTAAAGGAGGTAAGACCCACCATATTTTGGACTTTTTGTGCAACTCACACAATAAATCTGATGGTAGAAGGTATTTCTAAACTTGCTATGTCTGACGAAATAGTTAAAATGGCCAAAGCGTTTACCATTTTTATATACGCTCATCACCAGACCTTGTCCATGATGAGGAGTTTTACCAAGAGAAGAGATATTGTGAGGCCTGGAATAATTGGATTTGCATCGGCTTTTCGTACTTTGAAAAGTTTGgtagagaaggaagaaaatttaaaggtaaaaagaaaaaaaaagaaaaagctctCGAAGGCGACGACGATGGTGGTACTCTAG